In Herbaspirillum seropedicae, a single window of DNA contains:
- a CDS encoding pyridoxal phosphate-dependent aminotransferase produces MRPIQKSKKLADVCYDIRGPVLEKARQMEEEGHKIIKLNIGNLAAFGFDAPDEIVQDMIRNMGNASGYTDSKGLFAPRKSVMHYTQQKKIEGVTIDDIYLGNGASELIVMSVNALLNTGDEVLVPSPDYPLWTAAVSLSGGTPVHYVCDEQQGWQPDIADIKKKITPNTKAIVVINPNNPTGALYSVEVLKEIIELARQHQLIILADEIYDKVLYDGNTHTSLASLADDVLFITFNGLSKNYRSCGYRAGWMVVSGEKKHARDYIEGLNMLASMRLCANAPGQFAIQTALGGYQSINDLVGPQGRLTKQRDLAHQLLTDIPGVSCVKPKSALYMFPRLDPEIYPIKDDQEFAYELLAEEKVLIVQGTGFNCPTPDHFRVVFLPNTDDLTESMGRIAHFLEGYRRRHGTA; encoded by the coding sequence GTGCGACCGATTCAGAAATCCAAGAAACTGGCAGATGTGTGCTACGACATTCGGGGTCCCGTGCTGGAGAAGGCGCGCCAGATGGAGGAAGAGGGCCACAAGATCATCAAGCTCAACATCGGCAACCTGGCCGCCTTCGGCTTCGACGCGCCCGACGAGATCGTGCAGGACATGATCCGCAACATGGGCAACGCCTCCGGCTACACCGATTCCAAGGGCCTGTTCGCCCCGCGCAAGTCGGTCATGCATTACACCCAGCAGAAGAAGATCGAGGGTGTCACCATCGATGACATCTACCTGGGCAATGGCGCCTCCGAACTGATCGTCATGAGCGTGAATGCGCTGCTCAACACCGGTGACGAAGTGCTGGTCCCTTCGCCCGACTATCCGCTGTGGACCGCCGCCGTGAGCCTGTCCGGCGGCACCCCGGTGCATTATGTCTGCGACGAGCAGCAAGGCTGGCAGCCCGACATCGCCGACATCAAGAAGAAGATCACTCCCAACACCAAGGCCATCGTCGTCATCAACCCCAACAACCCCACCGGGGCGCTGTATTCGGTGGAGGTGTTGAAGGAAATCATCGAGCTGGCGCGCCAGCACCAGCTGATCATCCTGGCCGACGAGATCTACGACAAGGTGCTCTACGACGGCAACACCCACACCTCGCTGGCTTCGCTGGCCGACGATGTGCTGTTCATCACCTTCAACGGCCTGTCCAAGAACTATCGTTCCTGCGGCTACCGCGCCGGCTGGATGGTGGTCTCGGGCGAGAAGAAGCATGCCCGCGACTACATCGAGGGCCTCAACATGCTGGCCTCGATGCGCCTGTGCGCCAATGCACCCGGCCAGTTCGCCATCCAGACCGCGCTGGGCGGCTACCAGAGCATCAACGATCTGGTCGGCCCGCAAGGCCGCCTGACCAAGCAACGTGACCTGGCCCATCAGCTGCTGACCGATATTCCGGGCGTGAGCTGCGTCAAGCCCAAGTCGGCGCTGTACATGTTCCCGCGCCTGGATCCGGAGATCTATCCGATCAAGGACGACCAGGAATTCGCCTACGAGCTGCTGGCCGAGGAAAAGGTGCTGATCGTCCAGGGCACGGGCTTCAACTGCCCCACGCCGGACCACTTCCGTGTGGTGTTCCTGCCCAATACCGACGACCTGACCGAGTCCATGGGCCGCATCGCGCATTTCCTGGAAGGCTATCGCCGCCGCCACGGCACGGCCTGA
- a CDS encoding glycosyltransferase: MKPELSVVIPVYNEESGLSKLFERLYPALDALGYSYEVIFVNDGSRDRSAGILAEQYRLRPDVTRVVLFNGNYGQHMAIMAGFEATRGDIVVTLDADLQNPPEEIGNLVAKMREGYDYVGSIRRKRQDSAWRTYASKAMNRLREKITRIKMTDQGNMLRAYGRNVIDLVNKCREINTFVPALAYTFSRNPTEIVVEHEERSAGESKYSLYSLIRLNFDLVTGFSLVPLQFFSLLGIGLSFASAALFILIVLRRLLIGAEVGGVFTLFAITFFLMGVILFSIGLLGEYIGRIYMQVRARPRYVVQAILEQSSAEDNQST; encoded by the coding sequence ATGAAACCAGAACTGTCCGTCGTCATCCCGGTTTACAACGAGGAATCGGGGCTCTCCAAACTGTTCGAGCGCCTCTACCCGGCGCTGGACGCCTTGGGCTACAGCTATGAAGTCATCTTCGTCAACGATGGCAGCCGCGACCGCTCCGCCGGCATCCTGGCCGAGCAGTATCGCCTGCGTCCGGACGTGACGCGGGTGGTCCTGTTCAATGGCAACTACGGCCAGCACATGGCCATCATGGCAGGCTTCGAGGCAACCCGGGGCGACATCGTCGTCACCCTCGACGCCGACCTGCAGAACCCGCCCGAAGAAATCGGCAACCTGGTGGCCAAGATGCGCGAGGGCTACGACTACGTCGGCTCGATCCGCCGCAAGCGCCAGGATTCGGCCTGGCGCACCTATGCCTCCAAGGCCATGAATCGCCTGCGCGAAAAGATCACCCGCATCAAGATGACCGACCAGGGCAACATGCTGCGCGCCTATGGCCGCAACGTCATCGATCTGGTCAACAAATGCCGCGAAATCAATACCTTCGTGCCTGCATTGGCCTACACCTTCTCGCGCAACCCAACCGAGATCGTGGTCGAGCACGAGGAGCGCTCGGCCGGCGAATCCAAGTATTCGCTCTATAGCCTCATCCGCCTGAATTTCGACCTGGTGACCGGTTTCTCGCTGGTGCCGCTGCAGTTCTTCTCGCTCTTGGGCATCGGCCTGTCCTTCGCCTCGGCGGCGCTGTTCATCCTGATCGTGCTGCGCCGCCTGCTGATCGGCGCCGAAGTGGGCGGTGTCTTCACCCTCTTCGCCATCACCTTCTTCCTGATGGGGGTGATCCTGTTCTCCATCGGCCTCTTGGGTGAATACATCGGCCGCATCTACATGCAGGTGCGGGCACGCCCGCGCTACGTGGTGCAGGCCATCCTCGAACAATCCTCTGCAGAAGACAATCAATCCACATGA
- a CDS encoding glycosyltransferase family 39 protein: protein MRELYKSKAFVWTLLILFLLVWFWMLGARVLVPTDEGRYAEMAREMVATQDWITTRLNGIKYFEKPPLQTWMNAITFELFGLGEWQARLWTGLCGLLGIGLAAYTGKRVFSARVGYYAALVLASSFFWAGMGHINTLDMGLSGMMTIALCALLMAQRDGASREGQRNWMLLCWAGMALAVLSKGLIGIVLPGAVLVLYTLFARDWAIWKRLHLVKGLLLFFAICTPWFVAVSLRNPEFPQFFFIHEHFQRFTTKIHSRTGPWYYFIPILLLGIIPWLGVFFQSLWKGTREQRDTAGYNSLNGGRFQPKRLLLVWAVFIFVFFSISDSKLPSYVLPIFPALALLIACYLEEADHKALAWAGSLVALPSAVALAFIPRVPELAKDAYSLPLVQAHMPYLYAGALIFFIGGIAAIRLARQNKDGAVTALAATAFLAGQLLILGHEPQGRYSAGVDYVPALQAELKPETPIYLVGRYEQSLPFYLRRTMTLVQHADEMAFGLKQEPQLWLPTVDAFVAQWVADHAAGKKDIAIINPTIYQQLLERKLPMRLIGQDPRRVIVANDPAPDAAEKKAAK, encoded by the coding sequence ATGCGCGAACTGTACAAATCCAAGGCGTTCGTCTGGACGCTCCTCATTCTCTTCCTGCTGGTCTGGTTCTGGATGCTGGGCGCACGCGTCCTGGTCCCCACCGATGAAGGCCGCTACGCCGAGATGGCGCGCGAAATGGTGGCCACGCAGGACTGGATCACCACCCGCCTGAACGGCATCAAGTATTTCGAAAAGCCGCCGCTGCAGACCTGGATGAACGCCATCACCTTCGAGCTGTTCGGCCTGGGCGAATGGCAGGCGCGGCTGTGGACGGGCCTGTGCGGCCTGCTGGGCATTGGCCTGGCGGCCTACACCGGCAAGCGCGTCTTCAGCGCCCGCGTGGGCTACTATGCGGCGCTGGTGCTGGCGTCGAGCTTCTTCTGGGCCGGCATGGGCCACATCAATACGCTGGACATGGGCCTGTCAGGCATGATGACCATCGCCCTGTGCGCCCTGCTCATGGCGCAGCGCGACGGCGCTTCCCGCGAGGGCCAGCGCAACTGGATGCTGCTGTGCTGGGCCGGCATGGCGCTGGCCGTGCTCTCCAAGGGGCTGATCGGCATCGTGCTGCCGGGTGCGGTGCTGGTGCTCTACACCCTCTTTGCGCGTGACTGGGCGATCTGGAAGCGGCTGCACCTGGTCAAGGGCCTGTTGCTGTTCTTTGCGATCTGCACGCCCTGGTTCGTGGCGGTGTCGCTGCGCAACCCGGAATTCCCGCAGTTCTTCTTCATCCACGAGCATTTCCAGCGCTTTACCACCAAGATCCATAGCCGCACCGGCCCGTGGTATTACTTCATTCCCATCCTGCTGCTGGGCATCATTCCCTGGCTGGGCGTGTTCTTCCAGAGCCTCTGGAAAGGCACCCGCGAACAGCGCGACACCGCCGGCTACAACAGCCTGAACGGCGGGCGTTTCCAGCCCAAGCGGCTGTTGCTGGTGTGGGCGGTGTTCATCTTCGTGTTCTTCAGCATCTCGGACTCCAAGCTGCCCTCCTACGTGCTGCCGATCTTCCCGGCGCTGGCCCTGCTGATCGCCTGCTACCTGGAAGAAGCCGACCACAAGGCCCTGGCCTGGGCCGGCTCGCTGGTGGCGCTGCCCTCGGCGGTGGCGCTGGCCTTCATTCCGCGCGTTCCCGAACTGGCCAAGGATGCCTACTCGCTGCCGCTGGTGCAGGCGCACATGCCCTACCTGTATGCCGGCGCGCTGATCTTCTTCATCGGCGGCATCGCCGCCATCCGTCTGGCGCGCCAGAACAAGGACGGCGCTGTCACCGCCCTGGCGGCCACAGCCTTCCTGGCGGGCCAGCTGCTGATCCTGGGCCACGAACCACAGGGCCGCTATTCGGCTGGCGTGGACTATGTGCCGGCGCTGCAGGCCGAGCTCAAGCCTGAAACCCCGATCTACCTGGTGGGTCGCTATGAGCAGTCGCTGCCCTTCTACCTGCGCCGCACCATGACCCTGGTGCAGCATGCCGATGAAATGGCCTTCGGCCTGAAGCAGGAGCCGCAGCTGTGGCTGCCGACGGTGGATGCCTTCGTGGCGCAATGGGTGGCCGACCACGCCGCCGGCAAGAAGGATATCGCCATCATCAACCCCACCATCTACCAGCAACTGCTGGAGCGCAAGCTGCCCATGCGTCTGATCGGCCAGGACCCGCGCCGCGTCATCGTGGCCAACGACCCCGCGCCTGACGCTGCAGAAAAGAAGGCGGCGAAATGA
- a CDS encoding homoserine dehydrogenase: MKSIKVGLLGIGTVGSGTFNVLKRNQEEIARRAGRGIEITMVADLNTERATELTNGEVKVVNDANLVVSNPDIDIVIELIGGYGIAKDLVLKAIANGKHVVTANKALIATHGNEIFKAAQEKGVMVAFEAAVAGGIPIIKALREGLTANRIQWIAGIINGTTNFILSEMRDKGLDFDVVLKEAQRLGYAEADPTFDIEGVDAAHKLTIMASIAFGIPVQFDKAHVEGITKLQASDITYAEQLGYRIKLLGITRQTAKGIELRVHPTLIPAARLIANVEGAMNAVVVRGDAVGETLYYGKGAGSEPTASAVIADLVDITRLATADPEHRVPYLAFQPNAMADTPVLPMSEVSTSYYLRMRVADQAGVLADVTRILADSTISIDAMLQKEPAEGEQQTDIIMLTHQTQEKNIEAAIAKIEALTTVMGTVTKIRLEELA, translated from the coding sequence ATGAAATCCATCAAAGTAGGTTTGCTCGGCATCGGCACCGTGGGTTCCGGTACTTTCAATGTTCTCAAGCGCAACCAGGAAGAGATTGCGCGCCGTGCTGGCCGAGGCATTGAAATTACCATGGTGGCCGATCTCAACACCGAGCGCGCCACCGAACTGACCAATGGAGAAGTCAAGGTTGTCAACGACGCCAACCTGGTGGTGAGCAATCCCGACATCGACATCGTCATCGAGCTGATCGGCGGCTATGGCATCGCCAAGGACCTCGTCCTCAAGGCCATCGCCAACGGCAAGCACGTGGTCACGGCCAACAAGGCCCTGATCGCCACGCATGGCAACGAGATCTTCAAGGCGGCCCAGGAAAAGGGCGTCATGGTGGCCTTCGAGGCGGCCGTGGCCGGTGGCATCCCCATCATCAAGGCGCTGCGCGAAGGCCTGACCGCCAACCGCATCCAGTGGATCGCCGGCATCATCAACGGCACCACCAACTTCATCCTCTCCGAGATGCGCGACAAGGGCCTGGACTTCGACGTCGTGCTCAAGGAAGCGCAGCGCCTGGGCTACGCCGAAGCCGACCCGACCTTCGACATCGAAGGTGTGGACGCGGCCCACAAGCTGACCATCATGGCCTCGATCGCCTTCGGCATCCCGGTGCAGTTCGACAAGGCCCACGTGGAAGGCATCACCAAGCTGCAGGCCAGCGACATCACCTATGCCGAGCAGCTGGGCTACCGCATCAAGCTCTTGGGCATCACCCGCCAGACCGCCAAGGGCATCGAGTTGCGCGTGCATCCCACGCTGATCCCGGCTGCGCGCCTGATCGCCAATGTCGAAGGCGCGATGAACGCCGTGGTGGTGCGCGGCGACGCCGTCGGCGAGACCCTGTACTACGGCAAGGGCGCCGGTTCCGAGCCGACCGCCTCGGCAGTCATCGCCGACCTGGTCGATATCACCCGCCTGGCCACCGCCGATCCGGAACATCGCGTGCCTTACCTGGCCTTCCAGCCCAACGCCATGGCCGATACTCCGGTGCTGCCGATGTCGGAGGTCTCCACCAGCTACTACCTGCGCATGCGCGTGGCCGACCAGGCCGGCGTGCTGGCCGATGTCACCCGCATCCTGGCCGATTCGACCATCTCCATCGACGCCATGCTGCAGAAGGAGCCGGCCGAAGGTGAACAGCAGACCGACATCATCATGCTGACCCACCAGACCCAGGAAAAGAACATCGAGGCCGCCATCGCCAAGATCGAGGCGCTGACCACCGTGATGGGGACGGTCACCAAGATCCGCCTGGAAGAGCTGGCCTGA
- a CDS encoding Mth938-like domain-containing protein gives MKLHSTETKQYQTVTAYDEEGVELNAIRFTNSLLVLPESEPVPWPVDSFEALTAAHFEQIDATLPDVVILGTGERQRFVHPKLTTVLTARRIGVECMDNQAACRTYNILMAEGRKVALALIIPPQA, from the coding sequence ATGAAGCTCCATTCAACCGAAACCAAGCAATACCAGACCGTCACCGCCTACGATGAAGAGGGGGTCGAGCTCAATGCGATCCGCTTCACCAACAGCCTCCTGGTGCTGCCCGAAAGCGAGCCGGTACCGTGGCCGGTGGACAGCTTCGAGGCGCTCACCGCAGCGCACTTCGAGCAGATCGACGCCACCCTGCCCGACGTGGTGATCCTGGGCACCGGCGAACGCCAGCGCTTCGTCCACCCCAAGCTGACCACGGTGCTGACCGCGCGCCGCATCGGCGTGGAATGCATGGACAACCAGGCCGCCTGCCGGACCTACAACATCCTCATGGCCGAAGGCCGCAAGGTGGCGCTGGCCCTGATCATCCCGCCCCAGGCCTGA
- a CDS encoding DegT/DnrJ/EryC1/StrS family aminotransferase produces MSLPFLPFAKPTIDEPTIAAVGEVLRSGWITSGPKVQAFEKALSDYLGGRIVRTFNSGTCTMEIALRIAGVGPGDEVITTPISWVATANVILETGATPVFADIDPITRNIDLDKLEAAITPRTKAVIPVYLSGLPVDMDRLYAIAAKHKLRVVEDAAQALGSTWNGKRIGAFGDFVSFSLQANKNITSSEGGFLVLNNAEEARLAEKYRLQGVTRSGFDGLEVDVLGGKFNMTDVAAAIGLGQFAHIDAITAHRKELARHYFACFGSDFESRYGAQLPVADFENSNWHMFQLVLPERITRAAFMEKMMEKQIGIGYHYPAIHLLKLYRERGFGEGMFPVAERVGQRIVSLPMFNTMSKDDVVRSVETVKSVLG; encoded by the coding sequence ATGAGCCTGCCTTTCCTCCCCTTTGCCAAACCCACCATCGATGAGCCCACCATCGCCGCCGTCGGCGAAGTGCTGCGCTCGGGCTGGATCACCAGCGGCCCCAAGGTGCAGGCATTCGAAAAGGCCTTGTCCGACTACCTGGGCGGGCGCATCGTGCGCACCTTCAATTCGGGCACCTGCACGATGGAGATCGCCCTGCGCATCGCTGGCGTAGGTCCGGGCGACGAAGTCATCACGACGCCGATCTCCTGGGTGGCCACCGCCAACGTGATCCTGGAAACCGGCGCCACGCCGGTCTTTGCCGACATCGACCCGATCACCCGCAACATCGACCTGGACAAGCTGGAGGCCGCCATCACCCCGCGCACCAAGGCGGTGATCCCGGTCTACCTGTCGGGTCTGCCCGTGGATATGGACCGCCTCTACGCCATTGCCGCCAAGCACAAGCTGCGCGTGGTGGAAGACGCTGCCCAGGCGCTGGGCTCGACCTGGAACGGCAAGCGCATCGGCGCCTTTGGCGATTTCGTTTCCTTCAGCCTGCAGGCCAACAAGAACATCACCAGTTCCGAAGGCGGCTTCCTGGTCCTGAACAACGCCGAGGAAGCGCGCCTGGCCGAGAAATACCGTCTGCAAGGCGTCACCCGCAGTGGTTTCGACGGTCTCGAAGTGGACGTGCTGGGCGGCAAGTTCAACATGACCGACGTGGCGGCCGCCATCGGCCTGGGCCAGTTTGCCCATATCGACGCCATCACCGCCCATCGCAAGGAACTGGCGCGCCACTACTTTGCCTGCTTCGGCAGCGATTTCGAGAGCCGTTATGGCGCCCAACTGCCGGTGGCCGACTTCGAGAATTCCAACTGGCACATGTTCCAGCTGGTGCTGCCCGAGCGCATCACCCGCGCGGCCTTCATGGAAAAGATGATGGAAAAGCAGATCGGCATCGGCTACCACTATCCGGCCATCCACCTGCTCAAGCTCTACCGCGAGCGCGGCTTCGGCGAAGGCATGTTCCCGGTGGCCGAGCGCGTGGGCCAGCGCATCGTCTCCCTGCCCATGTTCAATACAATGAGTAAAGATGACGTTGTCCGTTCGGTAGAGACAGTAAAATCCGTGCTTGGCTGA
- a CDS encoding EamA family transporter yields the protein MNLTTFGFIFAGICLNAVAQLLLKAGTNAVGAIHLTAENWFSTGLKLAMQLPIIGGLSCYVISVVVWIIGLSRVDVTVAYPMLSLGYIINAVGAWYFLGEAVSLQRLLAIGVIIVGVVLLTRS from the coding sequence ATGAACCTGACCACCTTTGGCTTCATCTTTGCCGGGATCTGCCTCAATGCCGTGGCCCAGTTGCTGCTCAAGGCCGGGACCAACGCCGTGGGCGCGATCCACCTGACGGCCGAGAACTGGTTCTCGACCGGGCTGAAACTGGCCATGCAACTGCCCATCATCGGCGGCCTGTCCTGCTACGTGATCTCGGTGGTGGTCTGGATCATCGGCCTGTCGCGGGTCGACGTGACCGTGGCCTACCCCATGCTCTCGCTGGGCTACATCATCAACGCCGTGGGCGCCTGGTACTTCCTGGGCGAAGCGGTCTCGCTGCAGCGCCTCCTGGCCATCGGCGTGATCATCGTCGGCGTGGTCTTGCTGACCCGAAGCTGA
- a CDS encoding formyltransferase, with protein MNAVVFAYHDVGVRCLKVLLARGVQVSLVVTHEDSATENIWFGSVAGVCREHGIACITPADPKSPQLLAQVQAAQPDFIFSFYYRHMLPVEVLAAAKRGAYNMHGSLLPKYRGRVPINWAVLHGETETGATLHEMTVKPDAGAIVAQTSVPILPDDTAHEVFGKVVVAAELTLWNVLPAMLSGRTPSMPNDLSKGSYYGGRKPEDGRIDWRRTAREVHNLVRAVAPPYPGAFEEIADDKITVTRTRLVPPSAHPALQRAHGMQDKFFEGGKLYARCGDGNFLQILGIQINDQDASLNNYLKYMAS; from the coding sequence ATGAACGCCGTCGTATTCGCCTACCATGATGTGGGTGTGCGCTGCCTGAAGGTCTTGCTCGCCCGTGGCGTGCAGGTTTCCCTGGTAGTCACGCATGAAGACAGCGCCACCGAGAACATCTGGTTCGGCTCCGTGGCCGGGGTCTGCCGCGAGCATGGCATTGCCTGCATCACGCCTGCCGACCCCAAGTCGCCTCAGCTGCTGGCCCAGGTGCAGGCGGCCCAGCCGGATTTCATCTTCAGCTTCTACTACCGCCATATGCTGCCCGTCGAAGTGCTGGCCGCGGCCAAGCGGGGCGCCTACAACATGCATGGTTCGCTGCTGCCCAAGTATCGCGGCCGCGTTCCCATCAACTGGGCGGTGCTGCACGGCGAAACCGAAACCGGCGCCACCCTGCACGAGATGACCGTCAAGCCGGACGCCGGCGCCATCGTGGCGCAGACCTCGGTGCCCATCCTGCCCGATGACACTGCCCATGAAGTCTTCGGCAAGGTTGTGGTGGCGGCTGAGCTGACGCTCTGGAACGTGCTGCCGGCCATGCTTTCCGGCCGCACGCCCAGCATGCCCAATGACTTGTCCAAGGGCAGCTACTATGGCGGACGCAAGCCCGAAGACGGCCGCATCGACTGGCGCCGGACCGCCCGCGAGGTCCACAATCTGGTGCGCGCGGTGGCCCCGCCGTATCCAGGCGCCTTCGAGGAAATCGCGGATGATAAAATTACGGTCACGAGAACCCGGCTGGTTCCGCCATCGGCTCACCCTGCCCTGCAGCGCGCCCATGGCATGCAAGACAAGTTCTTCGAAGGCGGCAAGTTGTACGCACGTTGTGGCGATGGCAACTTCCTCCAGATCCTGGGCATCCAGATCAATGATCAGGATGCTTCACTCAACAATTACCTGAAATACATGGCCTCCTGA
- a CDS encoding bifunctional UDP-4-keto-pentose/UDP-xylose synthase, giving the protein MKKVLILGVNGFIGHHLSKRILETTDWHVYGMDMMTDRITDILENEAYKSRMHFFEGDITINQEWVEYHVKKCDVILPLVAIATPSTYVNAPLRVFELDFEANLPIVRSAAKYKKHLVFPSTSEVYGMCHDEEFDPEESELICGPINKPRWIYSCAKQLMDRVIWGYGMEAGLNFTLFRPFNWIGAGLDSIHTPKEGSSRVVTQFFGHIVRGENISLVDGGLQKRAFTYIDDGIDALMKIIANEGGVASGKIYNIGNPVNNYSIKELADMMLKLAAEYPEYAETAKQVKLVETTSAAYYGKGYQDVQNRVPKITNTCEELNWAPTTTMADTLRNIFDAYRSQVAEARALMD; this is encoded by the coding sequence ATGAAAAAAGTCCTCATTCTCGGCGTCAACGGCTTCATCGGCCATCACCTGTCCAAGCGCATCCTGGAAACCACGGACTGGCACGTCTACGGCATGGACATGATGACCGACCGTATCACCGACATTCTGGAAAACGAGGCCTACAAGTCGCGCATGCACTTCTTCGAGGGCGACATCACCATCAACCAGGAATGGGTGGAATACCACGTCAAGAAGTGCGACGTGATCCTGCCCCTGGTCGCCATCGCCACCCCGTCGACCTACGTGAACGCGCCGCTGCGCGTGTTCGAGCTGGACTTCGAAGCCAACCTGCCGATCGTGCGTTCGGCCGCCAAGTACAAGAAGCACCTGGTCTTCCCCTCGACCTCGGAAGTCTATGGCATGTGCCATGACGAGGAATTCGATCCGGAAGAATCCGAACTGATCTGCGGCCCCATCAACAAGCCGCGCTGGATCTACTCCTGCGCCAAGCAGCTGATGGACCGCGTGATCTGGGGCTACGGCATGGAAGCCGGCCTGAACTTCACCCTGTTCCGTCCGTTCAACTGGATCGGCGCCGGCCTGGACTCGATCCACACCCCCAAGGAAGGCTCTTCCCGCGTGGTGACCCAGTTCTTCGGTCACATCGTCCGTGGCGAGAACATCTCCCTGGTCGACGGCGGCCTGCAGAAGCGCGCCTTCACCTACATCGATGACGGTATCGATGCGCTGATGAAGATCATCGCCAACGAAGGCGGCGTGGCCTCCGGCAAGATCTACAACATCGGCAACCCGGTCAACAACTACTCCATCAAGGAACTGGCCGACATGATGCTGAAACTGGCCGCCGAGTATCCGGAGTACGCCGAGACCGCCAAGCAGGTCAAGCTGGTCGAGACCACCTCGGCCGCCTACTACGGCAAGGGCTACCAGGACGTACAGAATCGCGTGCCCAAGATCACCAACACCTGCGAAGAACTGAACTGGGCGCCCACGACCACCATGGCCGATACCCTGCGCAACATCTTCGACGCCTACCGCAGCCAGGTGGCCGAAGCGCGCGCCCTGATGGACTGA